Within Chelatococcus sp. HY11, the genomic segment GCGTCGCATCCAGCCGCTGGCGCGTGGCGCGCGCCTCCCTCATCTCGCCGATGAGGCGCTCGAGATGGGCATTGCGCTCGGAGAGATCATGAACGCGGGCCTGGGCCGCGCTATCGAAGCTTCCTGACGGATCGGGCAGCCCGTTCAGCAGGCTTCTGAGCTGATCCAAGGTGTTGGGAAGCGCCAGTACGTGAAGTTGGTCGAGATCAACTGGTCTTTCGCGCGGCTCGGAGGCTTTGCGATAGGTGAGACGCCCCTGCCTGCCCTCATCAGGTGGAGCAAGTATATAGACTCCATGCTGGTCGGTGACACCTTCGGTGACCGAGACATCCCACAATGCAGCGGCATAGTCCGCGAAGGCATGAACCCAGCAGCCCGCATGCCAGTTGTTCTGAAAGAGCGTGGCGGCCACGAGACGGTTCTCGATGAGGACGAGACGTCCCTCCCGTTCCAGCCGCGCCGCCATCTGGCTGATCAGCTCGCGTGCCTGGTCCTCGCTGTTGTGGATCAGGACCGAGATTGTAAAAATGATGTCAAAGCATTCGCCGGGAAAAGCAGCCTCGACTGTGTCCGCCACGCGAACGCGGTCTCGAATCACATCCGCCAGCGCCGGTGGCGGCGTGGCGAGCAGATCTGCGACCATGGCCGATGAAAAATCATAGCCGTGGTAGGCAATGCCCTCCAGGGTGCTTATGGGGCCCGCGAGTCGGCCAAACCCGCAACCGAAGTCGAGCACGCGAAGCGGCCTGTCGAGATTTCGCCGGCATCGCTCCTGCTCAAGATATGACAGGAGCCAATCTTCCTGTCGCCTATAAGCGCTATTGCCAGTCTCTATCCTGTAGGCCTGCTGCCGCTGATAATCGCGCCCAGCCTTTTCTTTCCAATATTTTCTATTGGCGATGTTCATGTCATCTATCACAATTATTTTTATGAAAAAAAGGAAAATAATTCTTTGATCAAATATTTATACACTATGAACGACATGCTCGCGACATGGCAAGATGTTTTTCAATATTCGTTCCTCACCCTGGAGAGAGCCGGGTGCCGCGCGGCAGGCCACGGGGTGGTTTGACCACAGCGCTCGCGTATGGCTCTTTGTTCGCATCCAACCTATGCAGGAACGCTGATGAACTGGCAGGGAGATCGTGAATGGTTGTGATGGCTCGAGACCGGCATCCTCTCAGGCCGGCCCTTCGGAGCGGTGCAATCGCTTTGGCAGTCGGCCTTGCCCTGGCGGGCTGCTCCTCCTCTTCCGGGACATCGGGTGGCGGCACTTCGGTCGGCAATTTTCTCCTCTATGGTGGTGCGACAGTCCCACCGGAGGCGGCCGTGCCAGAGTATGAAGTCGTCTGCCCCAAAGTCGACATCACCGAGGGCGGATCGGCTATCCGGGTCGGCGGCGAGAACGCGCGCTATCAGATCTCCATCACCGATGTCGCCCGTGAATGCACCATGACCGGCGATGGCGGCTATCAGCTGAAAGTCGGCGTCGAAGCGCTCGCGCTCCTCGGCTCTGGCGGCAATGTCGGCCGCGTCACCGCCCCAGTGCATTTCACGGTCAAGCGCGGCAATACCGTCCTTGCCAATCGCACGCGCACGACAGGCGTTGCTTTCGCCCCCGGCGAATCACAAGCCGCCTTTACGGTCGTCGAGGATGGTATCGCTGTTCCGCCCGGCGAAGGCGAGGTTACCATCATGGTTGGCCTTGGCAGTGCCCCGGCACAGGCTCGCGTGGGTCGCCGCTGAAGCAGCGCCAGAACCAGGGCGGGCTTTTTCGCCACCGGATCGCGGAGCTGCAAAGAATCAGTGTTCCTCCGCGCTTCGGGGAAGCACGATACGAAAGCGGAAACGCTCTCGGCAATCGCCGATTGACAGATCGGGCCGAGGCCTTATGACGGTCTCTGTCGTTCATCCCTGCGGAAGAGCCCGGACCTCAACTATGGTTCGGCGCCGAAGGCGCAACCACCCCGGAAACGCTCAGGCACAAGGGACCGCGCGGGATTTGACACTCTGGAAAGCGGGCCGCCCTCGTGGGCTGCCCCACCGACGGGGGTAATCGCTTGATGGCGCATGGCGCCGTCCAGGCGGGAAATCTCTCAGGTCCACAGACAGAGGGGGTGCGCATGGATCCGGTTTCCGTTGGGACCGGATGCCCTTTTGGGCAATTATAACCATGAGCGTCCCTTTGTTGTGGAAGGATCTGGAATGGCGGGCCAGTCGAACGACGATATCCCCTTGCGTACTCCGCTCTATGAGCGGCACGTTGCCCTTGGCGCCCGCATGGCGCCCTTTGCCGGCTATGAAATGCCGATCCAATACGGCAAGGGCATCCTGCACGAGCACCTTCATACCCGGGCGGCGGCTGGGTTGTTCGATGTCTCGCATATGGGCCAGGCGCTTCTCGTGGGGCCGGACCACGCGACGACCGCGGCGGCGCTTGAGGCCCTCGTTCCCGCGGACATCGCGGCGCTGGGGCTTGGTCGCCAGCGCTATACGCAGCTCCTCAACGAGCAGGGCGGTATTCTTGACGATCTCATGGTCTCGCGCGGGCCGGACCCGGCCGACGATGGCAAGCTTGTGCTCGTCGTCAACGCGGGCTGCAAGGAGTCCGATTACGTCCACCTCGATATGAACCTGTCGGACAGCGTGAAGCTCCAGCGCAACGACGACCGCGCGCTGCTGGCTCTCCAGGGGCCTCAGGCGGCCGCCGTCCTCACACGCTATGATGAAGCCGCCTCGGCGATGGGCTTCATGACCGTCGCATCCCTGACCATCGGCGGCATACCAGCGTTTGTTTCGCGCTCCGGCTATACCGGCGAGGATGGGTACGAGATCTCGGTCGCCAACAATGACGCGGTGGCGCTCTGGGATCTGCTCATGAGCCAACCCGAGGTTGAGCCCGTGGGTCTCGGCGCGCGGGATTCGTTGCGGCTGGAGGCCGGCCTCTGCCTCTACGGGCACGACATCAACCAGGAGACCTCGCCTGTCGAGGCCGGGCTGACCTGGTCTATCCAGAAGCGCCGCCGCAGCGATGGCGGCTTCCCCGGCTATCGGCGCATCGCGGGCGAGCTGGCGGAAGGGCCGCTGCGCCAACGCGTCGGCATCCTGCCCCAGGGCCGTGCGCCGGCGCGGGAGGGCACCCAGATCCTGGACGCCAGGGGCGAACTCATCGGCGAGGTCACCTCGGGCGGCTTCGGACCGACAGCGGAAGGCCCCATCGCCATGGGCTATGTTGTCCGCGACTTCGCCGCTGTGGGAACGGATATCCAGTTGTCCGTGCGCGGCAAGCTTCTTCCTGCCAGCATCGTTCCTCTTCCCTTTGTCGCTCATCGCTACAAACGCTGATCAACAGAAGACTTTCCGGAGACAGATATGACGACGCGTTATTCCAAGGACCATGAATATGTCCGCCTCGAGGGCGACACGGCGACGGTCGGCATCACCGACTACGCCCAGGAGCAGCTCGGCGATGTGGTTTTCATTGAACTGCCCGAAGTCGGCAAGGTCTTCGCCAAGGGTGACGATGCCGCGGTGGTGGAGAGCGTGAAGGCGGCGAGCGAAGTCTATGCGCCGCTCGCGGGTGAGGTGGTCTCCATCAATTCGGAGCTCGAAGAAGCCCCCGGGACCATCAACGAGGATCCTGCCGGCAAGGGATGGTTCTTCAAGATGAAGCTCGCCGATCCGACCGAGTTCGAAACTCTGATGAGCGAGAGCGATTACGAGGACTTCCTGAAGTCGATCAGCTGATCGCCCGGCAATTCATTGCCAGTGAGGTCATCTGTGATGACAGACAAACCCCGGCTTACGCCGGGGTTTTTTGTCAGGGCTGCATCCAAGCGCGGCAATTGCCAACCTGGCCATCTGCATCGTGACGCGCATCGCCCGACCTGCAAATGATGTCGGCCCATGAAAAAAGCCCAGCTCCGTTGGGCGGAGCCGGGCTTTCTGTTCAAGCCGGAGCGAGGCGCTCAGGCGCTATCAGTTGAGCTTCGAACGGAGGTCCGCAAGGCTCGATGCGAAGATCGACGCGCCCTTCTCACCCCGGACCGCATCCTTCAAGACCGTCTCGGATGCCTTCAGGGCAGCATCGATGGCAGCCGCCCGCACTTCGGCGGTGGCCTGGGCCTCAGCCTGGGCGATCTTCGCCTCAGCGGATGCCGTGCGGCGCGCCACGAAATCGCTCATGCGCTGGCTGGCCTCGGCGGCGACGCGCTCAGCTTCTACCTTGGCATTCGCAACGATATCGGCAGCTTCCTTTTCCGCCGCAGCCCGCTTCGCCTGGTATTCCTTAAGAAGAGCCTCGGCTTCCGCACGGAAGCGTGTAGCCTCGGCCAGCTCATCGGAAATGCGCTTGGCGCGCGCGTCCAGCCCGGCGACGATCGCACGACCGCCGCCCAGATAGATCGCCAGAACGAGAAAGAGAATGAACGCGACGGCAGCCCAGAAAGTAGCGTCCATGACCTTATCCCTTCATCGCTGTCTTGACGGCCGCGGAGACCTGCTCCTGAGGAGGCTTGTCCCCTAGCACGCGCTGAAGGATCGCGTCGGCCGCGTCCGTGGCGATGCCCTCGACATGGGTCAGCGCCGCCGACTTGGTCTCGGAAATCACCTTCTCGGCCGCAGCAAGCTTCTCGGCCAGGGCGGCGTCGAGCTCGCGGCGCCTGGCATCCGTCTCGGCCTGCAGACGCTGGTGCGTCTCGGCTGCGATCGCCTGCGAACGGGACTTCGCATCGGACAGTGCCGCCTCATAGGCGAGGCCAGCCGCTTCGGCTTCCTTCTTGGCGGCGATCGCCTCGTGAAGGTCGCCCTGAATCTTGTCGTGCCGCTGCGCAATAGTTCCGCCGATGCGCGGCAGAGCCACTTTCGCGAGGAACCAGTAAAGCAGAGCGAATGTCACCGCCAACCAGAACAGCTGGGACGCAAACGTCTCGGCTTGGAACGGCGGGAATGCGCCGCCGCCATGGGCTTCGGCTCCAGTCGTGACCGGTTCGGCCATTCGTCAACTCCGCATCGCGCGATGACCCCCGGAAACAAGTTCCGAAGGTCTGGTCGCCATCACTCGAATATCGCTTCGCCTCAGACGGCGAAGAGCAGCAGCAGCGCGACGAGAAGCGAGAAGATGCCAAGAGCTTCCGTCAGCGCGAAGCCGAGGAGCAGGGTCGGGCGCTGGCCATCGGCCGCAGACGGGTTGCGCAGCGCGCCGGCGAAGAACTGACCGAAGAGATTGCCGAGGCCAATGGCGGCGCCGGCCATACCGAGACACGCGAGACCCGCGCCGATGTACTTTGCTGCAACAGGATCCATCTTTAGTGCTCCTTGGGAGATGGCGGAAAAACCGGCCGGCGTATCAGTGGCCGGGATGCAGGGCGTCGTGCAGATAAATGCTTGTCAGCACGGCGAAGACATAGGCCTGCAGGACCGCGACGAGCACCTCAAGCGCAGTCAATGCGACAGTGAAGATGAGCGGCAGAGGCGACAGAATGGCGAGGAAGCCCTGGGCCAGCAGGATCGTGACGAAGCCCGCGAAGATCTTGAGGGCGATGTGTCCCGCCAGCATGTTGGCGAAAAGACGAACGGCAAGGCTGATCGGGCGGGACAGGAAGGAGACGACCTCGACCGCGACGAGCAGCGGCAGGAGCCAGCCGGGCACGCCCGACGGCACGAAGAGCTTGAGGAAGCCCATGCCATGCTTGGCGAAGCCATAGACG encodes:
- a CDS encoding ATP F0F1 synthase subunit B (Produces ATP from ADP in the presence of a proton gradient across the membrane. Subunit B is part of the membrane proton channel.), yielding MDATFWAAVAFILFLVLAIYLGGGRAIVAGLDARAKRISDELAEATRFRAEAEALLKEYQAKRAAAEKEAADIVANAKVEAERVAAEASQRMSDFVARRTASAEAKIAQAEAQATAEVRAAAIDAALKASETVLKDAVRGEKGASIFASSLADLRSKLN
- a CDS encoding F0F1 ATP synthase subunit C: MDPVAAKYIGAGLACLGMAGAAIGLGNLFGQFFAGALRNPSAADGQRPTLLLGFALTEALGIFSLLVALLLLFAV
- the gcvT gene encoding glycine cleavage system aminomethyltransferase GcvT — translated: MAGQSNDDIPLRTPLYERHVALGARMAPFAGYEMPIQYGKGILHEHLHTRAAAGLFDVSHMGQALLVGPDHATTAAALEALVPADIAALGLGRQRYTQLLNEQGGILDDLMVSRGPDPADDGKLVLVVNAGCKESDYVHLDMNLSDSVKLQRNDDRALLALQGPQAAAVLTRYDEAASAMGFMTVASLTIGGIPAFVSRSGYTGEDGYEISVANNDAVALWDLLMSQPEVEPVGLGARDSLRLEAGLCLYGHDINQETSPVEAGLTWSIQKRRRSDGGFPGYRRIAGELAEGPLRQRVGILPQGRAPAREGTQILDARGELIGEVTSGGFGPTAEGPIAMGYVVRDFAAVGTDIQLSVRGKLLPASIVPLPFVAHRYKR
- the gcvH gene encoding glycine cleavage system protein GcvH; protein product: MTTRYSKDHEYVRLEGDTATVGITDYAQEQLGDVVFIELPEVGKVFAKGDDAAVVESVKAASEVYAPLAGEVVSINSELEEAPGTINEDPAGKGWFFKMKLADPTEFETLMSESDYEDFLKSIS
- a CDS encoding F0F1 ATP synthase subunit B'; this encodes MAEPVTTGAEAHGGGAFPPFQAETFASQLFWLAVTFALLYWFLAKVALPRIGGTIAQRHDKIQGDLHEAIAAKKEAEAAGLAYEAALSDAKSRSQAIAAETHQRLQAETDARRRELDAALAEKLAAAEKVISETKSAALTHVEGIATDAADAILQRVLGDKPPQEQVSAAVKTAMKG